From a single Kitasatospora sp. NBC_00458 genomic region:
- a CDS encoding YhjD/YihY/BrkB family envelope integrity protein: MSEQPTGRKARRRARWKVRSAELAGYARELPVHVPLVGRAVRQLIRVNLLDCATRLAAQAFLSALPALFVVAVFTPAAVRDGVVQSLRKELGLQGEAAQTVQQLLGTGHEQDTGFGILGAAVTLLSATALSRAMQRVCERCWELPKSGTRVAAWRWLVWLLVWLVTLVLQTPVRDGFGLGAWLGIPLTFLGGTAIWWWTQHLLLGARVRWLPLLPGALLCGAVSVGLGVASRVYLPGAMTRSIGQFGPYGVVFTGLSWLIVMFTGLTLAIALGRVLSEEEPVAELLGSRTEPGHWGGARF, encoded by the coding sequence GTGAGCGAGCAGCCGACCGGCCGGAAGGCCCGGCGGAGGGCGCGGTGGAAGGTGCGGTCGGCGGAGCTGGCCGGATACGCGCGCGAGCTGCCCGTGCACGTGCCGCTGGTGGGCCGGGCCGTCCGCCAGCTGATCCGGGTCAACCTGCTGGACTGCGCGACCCGGCTGGCCGCCCAGGCCTTCCTCAGTGCGCTGCCGGCGCTGTTCGTGGTGGCGGTCTTCACCCCGGCGGCGGTCCGGGACGGCGTGGTGCAGTCGCTCCGCAAGGAGCTGGGTCTGCAGGGCGAGGCGGCGCAGACCGTCCAGCAGCTGCTCGGGACCGGCCACGAGCAGGACACCGGCTTCGGGATCCTCGGCGCGGCGGTGACGCTGCTGTCGGCGACCGCGCTGAGCCGGGCGATGCAGCGGGTCTGTGAGCGCTGCTGGGAACTGCCGAAGTCGGGGACCAGGGTGGCGGCCTGGCGCTGGCTGGTCTGGCTGCTGGTCTGGCTGGTCACCCTGGTGCTGCAGACCCCGGTCCGGGACGGCTTCGGCCTGGGTGCCTGGCTGGGGATCCCGCTGACCTTCCTGGGCGGGACGGCGATCTGGTGGTGGACGCAGCACCTGCTGCTGGGTGCCCGGGTCCGCTGGCTGCCGCTGCTGCCGGGGGCGCTGCTCTGCGGGGCGGTGTCGGTGGGCCTGGGGGTGGCCTCGCGGGTCTACCTGCCGGGCGCGATGACGCGCAGCATCGGCCAGTTCGGGCCGTACGGGGTGGTCTTCACCGGCTTGTCCTGGCTGATCGTCATGTTCACCGGGCTGACGCTGGCGATCGCGCTGGGCCGGGTGCTGTCCGAGGAGGAGCCGGTCGCCGAGCTGCTGGGGTCGCGCACCGAGCCCGGCCACTGGGGCGGGGCACGGTTCTGA
- a CDS encoding phosphatase PAP2 family protein, translating to MHLTNSSPTITPRDRHLLRHTALAVGCAALFAVLAALVQTRWRPLDRFDHGLVDGLHRYATEHTVWTAAVQMLSNIGGTVTMRTVLGLVAVWLWLIGARVLAGWVAAQTLIGWGGLWVLKLSFGRQRPAFPDPVSHAGGPALPSGHAMASAITCAVLVGLLWHRVRRAGKITACSVSAFTVLAIGFTRVALGVHWPSDVLAGWLAAGIVLGTVTVVIELSRPGALARDVRRVDWRTRPRVQRVLVSPTDLPQDAEEPTGHPDRLIR from the coding sequence ATGCACCTGACCAACAGCTCGCCCACCATCACCCCGCGTGATCGCCACCTGCTCCGGCACACGGCACTCGCGGTCGGCTGTGCCGCGCTGTTCGCCGTCCTGGCAGCCCTGGTGCAGACCCGCTGGCGCCCGCTCGACCGGTTCGACCACGGGCTGGTGGACGGCCTCCACCGCTACGCCACGGAGCACACCGTCTGGACCGCCGCGGTGCAGATGCTCTCCAACATCGGCGGCACCGTCACCATGCGCACGGTGCTCGGGCTGGTCGCGGTCTGGCTCTGGCTGATCGGCGCCCGGGTGCTGGCCGGCTGGGTGGCGGCGCAGACCCTGATCGGGTGGGGCGGCCTGTGGGTCCTGAAGCTCTCCTTCGGGCGTCAGCGACCGGCCTTCCCCGATCCGGTCTCGCACGCCGGCGGCCCGGCCCTGCCCTCCGGCCACGCGATGGCCTCCGCGATCACCTGCGCCGTCCTGGTCGGCCTGCTCTGGCACCGGGTCCGCCGCGCCGGGAAGATCACCGCCTGCTCGGTCTCCGCCTTCACCGTCCTGGCGATCGGCTTCACCAGGGTCGCCCTCGGCGTGCACTGGCCCAGCGACGTCCTCGCCGGCTGGCTGGCCGCCGGCATCGTCCTCGGCACCGTCACCGTCGTCATCGAACTGTCCCGCCCCGGCGCCCTGGCCCGGGACGTCCGCCGGGTGGACTGGCGCACCCGCCCCCGGGTCCAGCGCGTCCTCGTCTCCCCCACCGACCTCCCCCAGGACGCCGAGGAGCCCACCGGCCACCCCGACAGGCTGATCCGCTGA
- a CDS encoding sigma-70 family RNA polymerase sigma factor, whose protein sequence is MATRAVVRDRADRTRAARPTNLEADRDLVGMYLDEIARTPLLDAAEEVELSLRIEAGVYAQHLLEEDGLPAGMKREELEAIAEDAERAKDVFIRSNLRLVVAVARRYPRSGLPLLDLIQEGNAGLVRAVEKFDYAKGFKFSTYATWWIRQAITRSIADQSRTIRLPVHLVEELGRIRRVQREKSKELGREADPSEIAAELDTTEARIKDVLDWARDPVSLNMSVDDEGETQFGDLVEDTGATSPEDAVMVMLRREELDDLIGRLDDRTASIIRSRYGMEDGRERTLTEVGKQHGLTRERIRQIEKHALAELKKIADHAGFEAA, encoded by the coding sequence ATGGCCACCCGTGCCGTCGTTCGCGACAGGGCCGACCGGACTCGCGCGGCCCGCCCGACCAACCTTGAGGCCGACCGTGACCTGGTCGGCATGTACCTCGACGAGATCGCCAGGACGCCCCTGCTCGATGCCGCCGAGGAGGTCGAGCTCTCGCTGCGGATCGAGGCCGGCGTGTACGCCCAGCACCTGCTGGAGGAGGACGGGCTTCCCGCGGGCATGAAGCGCGAGGAGCTGGAGGCGATAGCCGAGGACGCCGAGCGCGCCAAGGACGTCTTCATCCGGTCCAACCTCCGTCTCGTGGTGGCCGTCGCCCGGCGCTACCCGCGCAGCGGACTGCCGCTGCTGGACCTCATCCAGGAGGGCAACGCGGGCCTGGTGAGGGCGGTCGAGAAGTTCGACTACGCCAAGGGCTTCAAGTTCTCCACCTACGCGACCTGGTGGATCCGGCAGGCGATCACCCGGTCGATCGCCGACCAGTCGCGCACGATCCGGCTGCCCGTCCACCTGGTGGAGGAGCTGGGCCGGATCCGCCGGGTGCAGCGGGAGAAGTCCAAGGAGCTCGGCAGGGAGGCCGACCCGTCCGAGATCGCGGCCGAGCTGGACACCACCGAGGCCCGGATCAAGGACGTGCTGGACTGGGCGCGCGACCCGGTCAGCCTGAACATGTCGGTCGACGACGAGGGTGAGACCCAGTTCGGGGACCTTGTCGAGGACACCGGCGCGACCTCCCCGGAGGACGCCGTGATGGTCATGCTCCGCCGCGAGGAGCTGGACGACCTGATCGGGCGGCTGGACGACCGCACGGCCTCGATCATCCGGTCGCGGTACGGGATGGAGGACGGCCGCGAGCGCACCCTGACCGAGGTGGGCAAGCAGCACGGACTGACCAGGGAGCGGATCCGCCAGATCGAGAAGCACGCGCTGGCCGAGCTGAAGAAGATCGCCGATCACGCGGGCTTCGAGGCGGCGTGA
- the mscL gene encoding large conductance mechanosensitive channel protein MscL yields the protein MKGFKKFLLRGNVVELAVAVVIGAAFTNVINAFVKGVINPIVGLFGAKDLASYSSCLKGPCELGANGEVASGILILWGSVLSAVLQFLITAAVVYFCLILPMTRYTANRKTLEEVQAEAEVKEVTLLTEIRDALVSQAR from the coding sequence ATGAAAGGCTTCAAAAAATTCCTGTTGCGTGGAAATGTCGTCGAGCTGGCCGTCGCCGTGGTCATCGGCGCGGCTTTCACCAACGTCATCAACGCCTTCGTCAAGGGCGTGATCAATCCGATCGTCGGCCTGTTCGGAGCCAAGGACCTCGCGTCCTACAGCTCCTGCCTCAAGGGCCCCTGCGAGCTGGGCGCGAACGGTGAGGTCGCGTCCGGGATCCTCATCCTCTGGGGCAGCGTGCTGAGCGCGGTGCTGCAGTTCCTGATCACCGCCGCCGTCGTCTACTTCTGCCTCATCCTGCCGATGACCAGGTACACCGCCAACCGCAAGACCCTGGAGGAGGTCCAGGCCGAGGCCGAGGTCAAGGAGGTCACCCTGCTCACCGAGATCCGCGACGCCCTGGTCTCCCAGGCCCGCTGA
- a CDS encoding FmdB family zinc ribbon protein → MPTYQYQCTECGNGLEAVQKFTDEPLTTCPDCEGRLRKVFSAVGVVFKGSGFYRTDSRSSSSSSVSSSSTSSSASSSSSTPAPSSSSGGSAPAASPAPAAG, encoded by the coding sequence GTGCCCACGTACCAGTACCAGTGCACCGAGTGCGGCAACGGCCTGGAGGCGGTGCAGAAGTTCACCGACGAGCCGCTGACCACCTGCCCCGACTGCGAGGGACGCCTTCGCAAGGTCTTCTCCGCCGTGGGCGTGGTCTTCAAGGGCTCCGGTTTCTACCGGACCGACAGCCGCTCCTCCTCCAGCAGCTCGGTGAGCTCGTCGTCCACGTCCTCGTCGGCGTCGTCCTCGTCGTCGACCCCGGCCCCGTCCTCGTCCTCGGGCGGCTCCGCCCCCGCCGCGAGCCCGGCTCCCGCGGCAGGCTGA
- a CDS encoding MFS transporter has protein sequence MPGQDLPAAPEDRADTAPARVGYGALLRTPGAWTFLVPAFAARLPYAMLSLGILLLIRDTHGSYGTAGTAAAVSAVAQALIGPQTGRLADRFGQAAVLVPTVLVHAVSVGALIALALGHAPVWSLFLAAAAAGASVPQIGAMVRARWVAKLSAEGAPPAKLNTAFAFESVTDEFTFVIGPVLASAIAATVNPATGLIAEAALTVVGGLAFAAQRRTAPALHPHVPGARRVSALASPGVRLLAGAFLGVGTVFGAMQVSVAAFTESVGRPGASGTVYGIFAGGSMLAGVLYGMVAWRPAARHRMLASYALLVLGCSTLWAMPDLVSLAVAGLFCGLAIAPTLITGYTLVETLVEDGAKTEAFTWLTGAIGLGLAVGSMVAGQLVDGNGPSAGFLVPVAGAGLGLAALVALRGLLVAPSAGAGGAVAAGAGTGSGSGTGTAVAPQLVGAAKG, from the coding sequence ATGCCCGGGCAGGACCTGCCCGCCGCGCCCGAGGACCGCGCCGACACCGCCCCCGCCCGGGTCGGGTACGGCGCGCTGCTGCGCACCCCCGGAGCCTGGACGTTCCTCGTCCCCGCCTTCGCCGCCCGGCTCCCCTACGCGATGCTCAGCCTCGGCATCCTGCTGCTGATCCGCGACACCCACGGCTCCTACGGCACCGCCGGCACCGCCGCCGCCGTCTCCGCCGTCGCCCAGGCCCTGATCGGGCCGCAGACCGGCCGGCTGGCCGACCGCTTCGGCCAGGCCGCCGTCCTGGTGCCGACCGTGCTGGTGCACGCCGTCTCGGTCGGTGCGCTGATCGCGCTGGCACTCGGCCACGCCCCGGTCTGGAGCCTCTTCCTCGCCGCCGCGGCGGCCGGTGCCTCCGTGCCGCAGATCGGTGCGATGGTCCGGGCCCGCTGGGTGGCCAAGCTCTCCGCGGAGGGCGCACCGCCGGCCAAGCTGAACACCGCCTTCGCCTTCGAGTCGGTGACCGACGAGTTCACCTTCGTGATCGGCCCGGTGCTGGCCTCGGCCATCGCCGCCACGGTCAACCCGGCGACCGGACTGATCGCCGAGGCCGCGCTCACCGTCGTCGGCGGGCTCGCGTTCGCCGCCCAGCGGCGCACCGCGCCCGCGCTGCACCCGCACGTTCCGGGCGCCCGCCGGGTCTCCGCCCTCGCCTCGCCCGGGGTCAGGCTGCTGGCCGGCGCGTTCCTGGGCGTCGGCACCGTCTTCGGCGCGATGCAGGTCTCGGTGGCCGCGTTCACCGAGTCGGTCGGACGGCCCGGGGCCAGCGGCACCGTGTACGGGATCTTCGCCGGCGGCTCGATGCTGGCCGGGGTGCTGTACGGCATGGTCGCCTGGCGGCCCGCCGCCCGGCACCGCATGCTCGCCAGCTACGCGCTCCTGGTGCTGGGGTGCTCGACGCTCTGGGCGATGCCCGACCTGGTCTCGCTGGCGGTCGCCGGGCTGTTCTGCGGCCTGGCCATCGCGCCGACCCTGATCACCGGGTACACGCTGGTCGAAACGCTGGTCGAGGACGGCGCCAAGACCGAGGCCTTCACCTGGCTGACCGGCGCCATCGGCCTGGGCCTGGCGGTCGGGTCGATGGTGGCCGGCCAGCTGGTCGACGGGAACGGGCCCTCGGCCGGGTTCCTGGTGCCGGTGGCCGGCGCCGGACTGGGCCTGGCCGCGCTGGTCGCCCTGCGGGGGCTGCTGGTCGCGCCCTCCGCCGGAGCCGGGGGCGCGGTGGCCGCCGGTGCGGGCACCGGGTCCGGGTCGGGCACCGGCACGGCCGTCGCTCCGCAGCTGGTGGGCGCCGCCAAGGGCTGA
- a CDS encoding potassium/proton antiporter, giving the protein MNVDHLNQLLLEFSVILLVAVAAVRISTKSGLPSLLIYLGIGVALGQNGLGITFNNAELTQVLGYAALVVILAEGGLKTNWREVRPVMPAATVLATVGVGVSVFVTAAGAHWLVGLDWRTSLLLGAIVSSTDAAAVFSVLRMVPLPQRLTGLLEAESGFNDAPVVILVVAFATTGELDSWYVLVGTILAELAIGLAVGLAVGKIGAYGIKHVALPSSGLYPIAVMALTVLAYAGGALLHGSGFLAVYVSAVILGNAKLPHGPAVRGFADGLAWIGQIGMFVLLGLLCTPETMGSAVVPALVIGAVLVFVARPLSVVFTLTPFRLPVREQALLSWAGLRGAVPIVLATIPMVSGTPMAQEVFNIVFILVVVFTLLQGPTLPWVAKWLRIGEGSMGQDLGIESAPLEKLHGHLLSVALAPDSRMSGVEVGELRLPAGAAVTLVVREGSSFVPDKETVLRGGDELLVVTTDEVGEAAERRLRAVDRGGKLAGWLYGRE; this is encoded by the coding sequence GTGAACGTCGACCACCTGAACCAGCTGCTCCTCGAATTCTCCGTGATCCTGCTGGTCGCGGTGGCCGCCGTGCGCATCTCGACCAAATCAGGGCTCCCCAGCCTGCTGATCTACCTCGGCATCGGCGTGGCGCTCGGCCAGAACGGCCTGGGCATCACCTTCAACAACGCCGAGCTCACCCAGGTGCTCGGCTACGCCGCCCTGGTGGTGATCCTGGCCGAGGGCGGACTCAAGACCAACTGGCGCGAGGTCAGGCCCGTGATGCCGGCCGCCACCGTCCTCGCCACCGTCGGCGTCGGCGTCAGCGTCTTCGTCACCGCCGCGGGCGCGCACTGGCTGGTCGGCCTCGACTGGCGGACCTCGCTGCTGCTCGGCGCGATCGTCTCCTCCACCGACGCCGCGGCCGTCTTCTCCGTCCTGCGGATGGTCCCGCTGCCGCAACGGCTGACCGGCCTGCTGGAGGCCGAGTCCGGGTTCAACGACGCGCCCGTGGTCATCCTGGTCGTCGCCTTCGCCACCACCGGGGAGCTGGACTCCTGGTACGTGCTGGTCGGCACCATCCTCGCCGAGCTCGCGATCGGCCTCGCGGTCGGCCTCGCGGTCGGGAAGATCGGCGCGTACGGCATCAAGCACGTCGCCCTGCCGTCCTCCGGCCTCTACCCGATCGCCGTCATGGCGCTCACCGTGCTCGCCTACGCCGGCGGCGCGCTGCTGCACGGCTCCGGCTTCCTCGCCGTCTACGTCAGCGCCGTCATCCTGGGCAACGCCAAACTGCCGCACGGACCCGCCGTCCGCGGCTTCGCCGACGGCCTGGCCTGGATCGGGCAGATCGGCATGTTCGTCCTGCTCGGCCTGCTCTGCACCCCCGAGACGATGGGCTCGGCGGTGGTGCCCGCACTGGTGATCGGCGCGGTGCTGGTCTTCGTGGCCCGGCCGCTCTCGGTGGTGTTCACCCTCACGCCGTTCCGACTGCCCGTCCGCGAACAGGCCCTGCTGAGCTGGGCCGGCCTGCGCGGGGCGGTGCCGATCGTGCTCGCCACCATCCCGATGGTCTCCGGGACGCCGATGGCGCAGGAGGTCTTCAACATCGTCTTCATCCTGGTCGTGGTGTTCACCCTGCTCCAGGGCCCGACCCTGCCCTGGGTCGCCAAGTGGCTGCGGATCGGCGAGGGCTCGATGGGCCAGGACCTCGGCATCGAGTCGGCGCCGCTGGAGAAGCTGCACGGCCACCTGCTGTCGGTGGCACTGGCACCGGACTCCCGGATGTCCGGCGTGGAGGTCGGCGAGCTGCGGCTGCCGGCCGGCGCGGCGGTGACCCTGGTGGTCCGCGAGGGGAGCAGCTTCGTGCCGGACAAGGAGACGGTGCTGCGCGGCGGGGACGAGCTGCTGGTGGTCACCACGGACGAGGTCGGCGAGGCGGCGGAGCGGCGGCTCCGGGCCGTGGACAGGGGCGGCAAGCTGGCCGGCTGGCTGTACGGGCGGGAGTGA
- a CDS encoding penicillin acylase family protein — protein MPRSKKFRRARLIVIVLVVLLVAGAGYGGYRGVAAVRASFPEVDGSVKVAGLSAPVDVKRDANGIPQLYADTPEDLFRAQGYVQAQDRFWEMDVRRHITAGRLSEMFGDGQVETDSFIRTMGWRQVAQKEFDSQLSADTKKNLQAYADGVNAWLAEHPGGASASLEYSLLGVVNGDYKPEQWTPVDSVAWLKAMAWDLSGNLQEEIDRSLLAQDYSPEKIAELYPDYPYARNGTIVKTGTVSGDSYRPADGPAPAPGATGTTAQGAAATKALLKGVTDRIDGLPEMVGRNGQGIGSNSWVVDGNHTTTGKPLLANDPHLGPGLPSVWYQMGLHCRTASPACQYDVSGFTFAGMPGVVIGHNKDIAWGLTNLGADVTDLFLEKVTGPETYLVDGKEEKFELRKETIKVASGEDRTITVRTTRTGAPLISDPSTEQQNVGKYAPNGGSAPDRGTTGYGVALQWAALVPGRTMDAVFALDRAKNWDEFRAAAKDFAVPAQNLIYADAKNIGYQAPGYIPVRGNGDGRNPAPGWDSSYQWKKDPVPFNALPYSLNPSAGYIVTANQAVVDPSYKYLLTKDWEYGTRAKEITEQIDARLKNNGKISPDDMQEMQLDNTSILAKTLVPMLLKVQVDDSYVREAQDLLKDWNYHQDADSAAAAYYNGVWRQLLTLAFGQKFPADLRAEDNCLLVRQQADPTKPDSKSTIVTECGTRDPGKAQPDGGDRWTEVVRQQLEKPDSSWWTYIDSQHKEQKGLDNLLREAMKNARQELTALLTKDISTWSWGRLHKLELRERTLGTDDSSIASGAVHKLLNRGPYRLSGGSAAVDAAGWNAAAGYQVDWVPSMRMVIDLSDLDASRWINVGGASGHAFHPNYNDQTDLWLKGKLLTWSFSPDAVEKSAKHKLTLTNG, from the coding sequence ATGCCCCGCTCGAAGAAGTTCCGGCGCGCCCGTCTGATCGTGATCGTGCTGGTCGTGCTGCTGGTGGCCGGCGCCGGCTACGGCGGCTACCGGGGGGTGGCCGCGGTCCGCGCGTCCTTCCCGGAGGTCGACGGCAGCGTCAAGGTGGCGGGCCTGAGCGCGCCGGTCGACGTCAAGCGGGACGCCAACGGCATCCCCCAGCTCTACGCGGACACCCCCGAGGACCTCTTCCGGGCCCAGGGCTACGTCCAGGCCCAGGACCGCTTCTGGGAGATGGACGTCCGGCGGCACATCACCGCGGGCCGGCTGTCCGAGATGTTCGGCGACGGCCAGGTCGAGACCGACTCCTTCATCCGCACCATGGGCTGGCGCCAGGTGGCCCAGAAGGAGTTCGACAGCCAGCTGTCGGCCGACACCAAGAAGAACCTGCAGGCCTACGCGGACGGCGTCAACGCCTGGCTCGCCGAGCACCCGGGCGGGGCGAGCGCCTCCCTGGAGTACAGCCTGCTCGGCGTCGTCAACGGCGACTACAAGCCCGAGCAGTGGACCCCGGTCGACTCGGTGGCCTGGCTCAAGGCCATGGCCTGGGACCTCTCCGGGAACCTCCAGGAGGAGATCGACCGCTCGCTGCTGGCCCAGGACTACAGCCCGGAGAAGATCGCCGAGCTGTACCCGGACTACCCGTACGCCCGCAACGGCACGATCGTGAAGACCGGCACCGTCAGCGGCGACAGCTACCGGCCGGCCGACGGCCCCGCCCCGGCCCCCGGCGCCACCGGCACCACGGCCCAGGGCGCGGCCGCCACCAAGGCGCTGCTCAAGGGCGTCACGGACCGGATCGACGGGCTGCCCGAGATGGTCGGCCGCAACGGCCAGGGCATCGGCTCCAACTCCTGGGTGGTCGACGGCAACCACACCACCACCGGCAAGCCGCTGCTGGCCAACGACCCGCACCTCGGTCCCGGCCTGCCCTCGGTCTGGTACCAGATGGGCCTGCACTGCCGGACCGCCTCGCCCGCCTGCCAGTACGACGTCTCCGGCTTCACCTTCGCGGGCATGCCCGGCGTGGTGATCGGCCACAACAAGGACATCGCCTGGGGCCTCACCAACCTCGGCGCCGACGTCACCGACCTCTTCCTGGAGAAGGTGACCGGCCCGGAGACCTACCTGGTGGACGGCAAGGAGGAGAAGTTCGAGCTCCGCAAGGAGACCATCAAGGTCGCCAGCGGCGAGGACCGCACCATCACCGTCCGCACCACGAGGACCGGCGCCCCGCTGATCTCCGACCCGAGCACCGAGCAGCAGAACGTCGGAAAGTACGCGCCGAACGGCGGCTCCGCCCCGGACCGCGGCACCACCGGCTACGGCGTGGCGCTGCAGTGGGCCGCGCTCGTCCCCGGCAGGACCATGGACGCCGTGTTCGCGCTCGACCGGGCGAAGAACTGGGACGAGTTCCGCGCCGCCGCCAAGGACTTCGCCGTCCCGGCCCAGAACCTGATCTACGCCGACGCCAAGAACATCGGCTACCAGGCCCCCGGGTACATCCCGGTCCGCGGCAACGGCGACGGCCGCAACCCCGCGCCGGGCTGGGACTCCTCCTACCAGTGGAAGAAGGACCCGGTCCCGTTCAACGCCCTGCCGTACAGCCTCAACCCCTCCGCCGGCTACATCGTCACCGCCAACCAGGCCGTGGTCGACCCGTCGTACAAGTACCTGCTGACCAAGGACTGGGAGTACGGCACCCGGGCCAAGGAGATCACCGAGCAGATCGACGCCAGGCTCAAGAACAACGGCAAGATCTCGCCGGACGACATGCAGGAGATGCAGCTCGACAACACCAGCATCCTCGCGAAGACGCTGGTCCCGATGCTGCTCAAGGTGCAGGTCGACGACTCCTACGTGCGCGAGGCGCAGGACCTGCTGAAGGACTGGAACTACCACCAGGACGCCGACTCGGCCGCCGCCGCCTACTACAACGGCGTCTGGCGCCAGCTGCTCACCCTCGCCTTCGGCCAGAAGTTCCCGGCCGACCTGCGGGCGGAGGACAACTGCCTGCTGGTCCGCCAGCAGGCCGACCCGACCAAGCCGGACAGCAAGTCCACCATCGTCACCGAGTGCGGCACCCGCGACCCGGGCAAGGCCCAGCCGGACGGCGGCGACCGCTGGACCGAGGTGGTCCGGCAGCAGCTGGAGAAGCCCGACAGCAGCTGGTGGACGTACATCGACTCCCAGCACAAGGAGCAGAAGGGCCTGGACAACCTCCTCCGCGAGGCGATGAAGAACGCCCGCCAGGAGCTCACCGCCCTGCTCACCAAGGACATCTCCACCTGGAGCTGGGGCCGTCTGCACAAGCTGGAGCTGCGCGAGCGCACGCTCGGCACCGACGACTCCTCGATCGCCTCCGGCGCCGTCCACAAGCTGCTCAACCGCGGCCCGTACCGGCTCTCCGGCGGTTCGGCGGCGGTCGACGCGGCGGGTTGGAACGCGGCCGCCGGCTACCAGGTCGACTGGGTCCCGTCGATGCGGATGGTGATCGACCTGAGCGACCTCGACGCCTCCCGCTGGATCAACGTCGGCGGCGCCTCGGGGCACGCCTTCCACCCCAACTACAACGACCAGACCGACCTCTGGCTCAAGGGCAAGCTGCTGACCTGGTCCTTCTCGCCTGACGCGGTCGAGAAGTCGGCCAAGCACAAGCTGACGCTGACCAACGGCTGA
- a CDS encoding 5-formyltetrahydrofolate cyclo-ligase — protein MHNEKGALRTRLLSERRALSAEDRERAAGALAGHAGELAGPGATVAAYVSVGGEPGTRPLLDALRARGVRVLLPVLLADNDLDWAEYAGPQALVPAGRGLLEPAGERLGPEAVTGAGLVLLPGLAVDRRGLRLGRGGGSYDRVLARLERAGARPVLAVLLYEHELLERVPAEPHDRPVDLALTPSGSHRLG, from the coding sequence ATGCACAACGAGAAGGGCGCGCTGAGGACACGGCTGCTGTCCGAGCGCCGGGCGCTGTCGGCCGAGGACCGGGAGCGGGCCGCCGGCGCCCTGGCCGGGCACGCCGGGGAGCTGGCCGGGCCGGGCGCCACGGTGGCCGCGTACGTGTCGGTGGGCGGCGAGCCGGGCACCCGGCCGCTGCTGGACGCGCTGCGGGCGCGCGGGGTGCGGGTGCTCCTCCCGGTGCTGCTGGCCGACAACGACCTGGACTGGGCGGAGTACGCGGGCCCGCAGGCGCTGGTCCCGGCCGGGCGCGGGCTGCTGGAGCCGGCCGGCGAGCGGCTCGGGCCCGAGGCGGTGACGGGGGCGGGGCTGGTGCTGCTGCCGGGGCTCGCGGTGGACCGCCGGGGGCTGCGGCTGGGGCGGGGCGGCGGTTCCTACGACCGGGTGCTGGCCCGGCTGGAGCGGGCCGGGGCGCGGCCGGTGCTGGCGGTGCTGCTCTACGAGCACGAGCTGCTGGAGCGGGTGCCGGCGGAGCCGCACGACCGGCCGGTGGACCTCGCGCTGACCCCGTCGGGGTCGCACCGGTTGGGGTGA
- a CDS encoding GGDEF domain-containing protein yields MSTPLLVQALAVLSAPALAGAAVLGVRLRRGASRAADREAGLRERITGLEDRCAELERTASCDPVTGVWNYRHLQLTLDREIDRSRRAGQHGQQDGPRPLAVLLLEIAGFDAVVAEHGRARAGTVLRDLAQRLGMEIRRSDTLGRYSGEEFLVVLPDTGAEGAAQVADRLVWSVRRHLLLDWSSGSREGRRPQGNGLTAAVGLAVLPGDGVHAAVLLRAADRALAAARGAGGDCWRGTAARAGTADPADPADTAADVPAGDGTGVPPVSPAVSPGVFSCADGVLAAERNRSEKPGSLSPCAGGDPLAPAVTSPLPAIAAGSGDVLSQHRSTAPGQAKHVP; encoded by the coding sequence ATGTCCACCCCTCTGCTGGTCCAGGCCCTGGCCGTGCTGAGCGCCCCGGCGCTGGCCGGCGCCGCCGTGCTCGGCGTCCGGCTGCGGCGCGGCGCGTCCCGCGCGGCCGACCGCGAGGCCGGGCTGCGCGAGCGGATCACCGGACTGGAGGACCGCTGCGCCGAGCTGGAGCGCACCGCCTCCTGCGACCCGGTGACCGGCGTCTGGAACTACCGGCACCTCCAGCTCACCCTCGACCGGGAGATCGACCGGTCCCGCCGGGCCGGGCAGCACGGGCAGCAGGACGGCCCCCGCCCGCTGGCGGTCCTGCTGCTGGAGATCGCCGGCTTCGACGCGGTGGTCGCCGAGCACGGCCGGGCCCGCGCCGGGACGGTGCTGCGCGACCTCGCGCAGCGGCTCGGCATGGAGATCCGCCGCTCCGACACCCTGGGCCGGTACAGCGGCGAGGAGTTCCTGGTGGTCCTGCCGGACACCGGCGCCGAGGGCGCGGCCCAGGTCGCCGACCGGCTGGTCTGGTCGGTCCGCCGCCACCTGCTGCTGGACTGGTCCTCGGGCAGCCGGGAGGGCCGCCGCCCGCAGGGCAACGGGCTCACCGCCGCGGTGGGCCTGGCCGTGCTGCCCGGGGACGGCGTCCACGCGGCCGTCCTGCTCCGGGCCGCGGACCGGGCGCTGGCCGCCGCCCGCGGGGCCGGGGGCGACTGCTGGCGCGGCACCGCGGCCCGGGCCGGCACCGCCGATCCGGCCGATCCGGCCGACACCGCGGCCGACGTCCCGGCCGGGGACGGCACCGGGGTTCCGCCCGTCTCCCCGGCGGTATCCCCAGGTGTCTTCTCGTGTGCGGACGGTGTCCTCGCAGCCGAACGTAACCGTTCGGAAAAGCCGGGTAGTCTGTCGCCCTGTGCCGGAGGGGACCCCCTCGCCCCAGCCGTCACGTCCCCTTTGCCTGCCATAGCGGCCGGGTCAGGCGACGTGCTTTCCCAGCACCGCTCAACTGCGCCCGGCCAGGCGAAACACGTGCCTTAG